From Gemmatimonadaceae bacterium, the proteins below share one genomic window:
- a CDS encoding saccharopine dehydrogenase NADP-binding domain-containing protein, with amino-acid sequence MSDPLLLYGATGYTGRLILAEALTQGLRPILSGRNADEVTALANAHGLEARSVGLQHATALDAALDGVRVVLHCAGPFARLGPPMIAACFRRGVHYLDISGEIELFEHCATAGPKARAAGLVLLPGVGFDVVPSDCLAAHLKRRLPNADTLNLAFTGGTGLSRGTATTMIENIGSGGAVRRDGRIRRVPTAWKTRDVDFGDRRRRCVSIPWGDVSTAFHSTGIPNITVYTAMSRRLLRVVRLARPLLPLLATAPLQRLLKDRIDARGLGPSEARRAGAVSRMVGEARDAAGSTVRSRLVAPDGYTLTARTAVAAASRVLAGAVPPGFHTPSTAFGADFILEFADVTREDLAE; translated from the coding sequence TTGAGCGATCCACTGCTGCTCTACGGAGCGACGGGCTACACCGGACGATTGATTCTCGCCGAGGCCCTGACACAGGGCCTGCGCCCGATTCTTTCGGGCCGCAATGCAGACGAAGTGACGGCGCTGGCGAACGCCCACGGGCTCGAGGCGCGGTCGGTCGGACTCCAGCACGCGACGGCGCTGGACGCCGCACTGGACGGCGTGCGCGTCGTGCTGCATTGCGCCGGCCCCTTCGCCCGCCTCGGACCACCAATGATCGCGGCCTGCTTCAGGCGCGGGGTCCACTACCTCGACATCTCCGGCGAGATTGAGCTCTTCGAGCACTGTGCCACGGCCGGGCCCAAGGCGCGTGCCGCCGGACTCGTGCTGCTTCCCGGTGTGGGCTTCGACGTCGTGCCCAGCGATTGTCTCGCCGCGCATCTCAAGCGGCGACTGCCTAATGCAGACACGCTGAACCTGGCCTTCACTGGCGGGACCGGCCTCTCGCGGGGCACGGCGACGACGATGATCGAGAACATCGGGTCGGGCGGCGCCGTGCGGCGCGACGGACGGATCCGCCGCGTCCCGACGGCGTGGAAGACGCGCGACGTGGATTTCGGGGACCGCCGTCGCCGCTGCGTCAGCATTCCCTGGGGCGACGTGTCCACCGCGTTTCACTCAACAGGCATCCCGAACATCACGGTCTACACGGCGATGTCCCGCCGGCTGCTGCGCGTCGTACGGCTGGCTCGTCCGCTGCTCCCATTGCTCGCGACGGCGCCGCTGCAGCGGCTCCTCAAGGATCGCATCGACGCGCGAGGGCTCGGACCCAGCGAGGCACGTCGGGCCGGGGCGGTGAGTCGGATGGTTGGCGAGGCCCGTGATGCCGCTGGCAGTACGGTGCGCTCGCGGCTTGTCGCACCCGACGGTTACACACTGACGGCGCGCACCGCCGTGGCGGCGGCCAGTCGCGTGCTCGCCGGTGCCGTGCCGCCCGGCTTCCACACCCCCTCGACCGCCTTCGGGGCGGACTTCATCCTCGAGTTCGCGGACGTCACCCGGGAGGACCTCGCGGAATGA
- a CDS encoding acyl-CoA carboxylase subunit beta, producing the protein MGRLRELADACRALEAKLRQGGGAKRIAKQHDQGKLTARERIEALRDPGTPFLEFGLLVAYDQYEGEAPAAGVLTGIIVVEGRECVVVANDATVKAGSWWPETIPKILRAQECAMRCRIPILYLVDSAGVNLPYQGGVFPGQYGAARIFYYNSLMRRFLRIPQLAAVMGQCVAGGAYLPALSDVILMVKGTSFMGLGGPNLVKGATGQTVDGETLGGATMHTEVSGVAHYAAENDEDCLRMLRAQVARLAPPPRRAPHDPAQSAAAPADALYDLLPQDHRMSYDMHALLGAVLDAGSLDEFQPNLAREMLCADARIEGIPVGVIANNRGLIKGRPGEVPRFGGIIYAESAEKVAFFIERCDRQGIPLLFVQDVSGFMVGKEAEQEGIIRAGARWVEAMATATVPKLVLTVNHASGAGYYAMAGQGFDPDFILSWPTGRMAVMEGESAVAAVHGPALAKAKQAGGEPSAALQSAVDEMREDYEHQLDARFAAARGYVDAIVYPEETRAHLALALRAAWQNPGPHLGPYVIPPTVGPTR; encoded by the coding sequence GTGGGACGCCTTCGCGAACTCGCCGACGCCTGCCGCGCACTCGAAGCCAAGCTGCGCCAGGGCGGCGGGGCCAAGCGCATCGCCAAGCAGCACGATCAAGGGAAGCTCACGGCACGCGAGCGCATCGAGGCCCTGCGTGATCCGGGAACTCCGTTCCTCGAGTTTGGCCTGCTCGTGGCCTACGACCAGTACGAGGGCGAGGCGCCGGCGGCCGGTGTGCTCACGGGGATCATCGTCGTCGAGGGGCGCGAGTGCGTCGTCGTCGCGAATGACGCCACGGTCAAGGCTGGCTCCTGGTGGCCGGAGACGATCCCGAAGATCCTGCGGGCGCAGGAATGCGCGATGCGCTGCCGCATTCCGATCCTCTATCTCGTCGACTCGGCCGGCGTGAACCTCCCGTACCAGGGTGGCGTCTTCCCGGGACAGTACGGGGCCGCACGCATCTTCTATTACAACTCGCTGATGCGGCGCTTCCTGCGGATTCCGCAGTTGGCGGCCGTGATGGGGCAATGCGTGGCGGGTGGCGCCTACCTGCCGGCGCTCAGCGATGTGATCCTGATGGTGAAGGGCACGTCCTTCATGGGCCTCGGCGGGCCGAACCTCGTGAAGGGCGCCACCGGCCAGACGGTGGACGGCGAGACGCTCGGTGGTGCCACGATGCACACCGAGGTCAGTGGCGTGGCGCACTACGCCGCCGAGAACGACGAGGACTGTCTGCGAATGCTGCGCGCGCAGGTGGCGCGGCTGGCGCCGCCCCCGCGCCGCGCGCCGCACGATCCCGCGCAATCGGCCGCCGCTCCCGCGGATGCGTTGTACGACTTGCTGCCGCAGGACCATCGGATGTCCTATGACATGCACGCGTTGCTGGGCGCGGTGCTCGACGCTGGCTCGCTCGACGAGTTCCAGCCGAACCTCGCGCGCGAGATGCTCTGCGCCGATGCGCGCATCGAGGGAATCCCTGTCGGTGTCATCGCCAACAACCGCGGGCTGATCAAGGGTCGTCCGGGCGAAGTACCGCGCTTTGGCGGAATCATCTACGCGGAGAGCGCGGAAAAGGTCGCGTTCTTCATCGAGCGCTGCGACCGCCAGGGCATCCCGCTGCTCTTCGTACAGGACGTCTCCGGCTTCATGGTCGGCAAGGAAGCCGAGCAGGAGGGCATCATCCGCGCCGGGGCCCGCTGGGTCGAGGCGATGGCCACCGCCACCGTCCCGAAGCTGGTCCTCACGGTGAATCACGCCAGTGGCGCCGGCTACTATGCGATGGCGGGGCAGGGCTTCGACCCGGACTTCATCCTCTCGTGGCCGACGGGGCGCATGGCCGTGATGGAAGGCGAGTCCGCCGTGGCGGCCGTCCACGGTCCGGCGCTTGCGAAGGCCAAGCAGGCCGGCGGCGAGCCGAGTGCGGCGCTACAGTCGGCCGTCGACGAGATGCGCGAGGACTACGAGCACCAGCTCGACGCCCGCTTTGCCGCCGCGCGCGGATACGTCGACGCCATCGTGTATCCCGAGGAGACTCGCGCGCATCTCGCACTGGCCCTGCGCGCCGCGTGGCAGAATCCCGGACCGCACCTCGGCCCCTACGTCATCCCGCCCACCGTCGGCCCCACGCGTTGA
- a CDS encoding cobalamin B12-binding domain-containing protein, producing the protein MPRPIRVLVAKPGLDGHDRGAKVVAAALRDAGMEVIYTGLHQTPEMIAAAAVQEDVDVVGLSILSGAHMTLFPRVLELLREQGRADVLITGGGVIPKEDVLALEAQGIGKLFGPGTSTGDLVEYIKGWFAAREAPQA; encoded by the coding sequence ATGCCCAGACCTATCCGCGTGCTTGTTGCCAAGCCCGGCCTCGACGGCCACGACCGCGGGGCCAAGGTGGTCGCCGCCGCGCTGCGTGACGCCGGGATGGAAGTCATCTACACGGGGCTGCACCAGACGCCCGAGATGATTGCCGCTGCGGCCGTGCAGGAAGACGTCGACGTCGTGGGATTGAGCATCCTGTCCGGTGCGCACATGACGCTGTTCCCGCGCGTGCTCGAGCTGTTGCGGGAGCAGGGCCGTGCGGATGTCCTCATCACCGGCGGCGGCGTCATCCCCAAGGAAGACGTGCTCGCGCTCGAGGCGCAGGGCATCGGCAAGCTCTTCGGCCCCGGGACCTCCACCGGTGACTTGGTCGAGTACATCAAGGGCTGGTTCGCCGCCCGCGAAGCCCCGCAGGCGTGA
- a CDS encoding carbohydrate binding family 9 domain-containing protein translates to MKSPILLATAALLTLAASPDLSALAQQAGPASSASASATVPTARAVRTDGPMTLDGLDREPVWRDAPITDEFYQFVPAEAGPARYRTAFRVAYDDRTLYVFVRAYDPQPDSIMALLSRRDVRTESEWIKVVVDGFHDRRSALQFMVNPVGVKRDATVYGDVNEDSAWDGVWDAAAQIDAEGWTAEFAIPLSQLRFTPKDSHVFGFGVWRDVQRHGERDAWPAYRPSHRTFASQLGDLVGIEGIGRNRRLEVMPYVVSKNVTERRPDGWAHPQEQALGLDLKAGLGSNITVDATINPDFGQVEADPAVLNLSAFEIRFDERRPFFQEGVNLFRCAGPCEGIFYTRRVGRSPQLRSASTDPRFSRIQAAAKITGRLEGGAQFGLVAVSSAREGGSTGQTIEPQTTTVVGRFVQDFRQGRSQLGTMVTGLIRDLDATTTPLLRRDSYTLLLQGHHRFAERWELSGYSGRSIARGSAEAMARTQLSSVHFHQRPDHEIAFDPTRTSMVGGVSSLILRRYAGRVRWETVTRYAEPNTELNDLGFVTLINDVMLRNSLTLAALRPGGWHRRVNATLSSEQHWTTGGLPSGNVAQVSGFAEFTNFWNSSFNYAVSQAGNAHCVSCARGGPALRLSPEHSFRLRGNTDPRKPLILALEGAVSRADEGRSWSRQLEAGLDARAGTRTSFSLYGSYERRVRDAQWVQNFGATLSDTTHFTFARLTQDVVGITGRANVTLTPTLSLQLYAQPFLATGSFADWRELDDARAADYAARFQPYGGGATPGGFNEKLFNSNLVLRWEYRPGSVFFVVWQQGRSDGRDPGSFEPRRDFGNLFATHPDNTILVKLSYWFNP, encoded by the coding sequence CCCCATGACGCTCGATGGCCTGGACCGCGAGCCCGTGTGGCGGGACGCACCGATCACCGACGAGTTCTACCAGTTCGTGCCCGCGGAGGCCGGACCGGCGCGCTACCGCACGGCATTCCGCGTGGCCTACGACGACCGCACGCTCTACGTGTTCGTGCGCGCCTACGACCCGCAGCCGGACTCGATCATGGCGCTGCTCAGCCGCCGCGACGTCCGCACGGAGTCGGAGTGGATCAAAGTTGTGGTGGACGGATTCCACGACCGCCGCAGTGCGCTGCAGTTCATGGTGAATCCGGTCGGCGTGAAGCGCGACGCCACCGTCTATGGCGACGTGAACGAGGACTCTGCCTGGGATGGCGTCTGGGACGCCGCGGCGCAGATCGACGCCGAGGGCTGGACCGCCGAGTTCGCCATTCCGCTCAGCCAGCTCCGCTTCACGCCCAAGGACTCGCACGTGTTCGGCTTCGGCGTCTGGCGCGACGTGCAGCGGCACGGGGAACGCGATGCCTGGCCGGCGTACCGTCCCTCGCATCGTACCTTCGCCTCGCAGCTGGGCGACCTGGTCGGTATCGAGGGCATCGGGCGCAACCGCCGCCTCGAAGTGATGCCATACGTGGTGAGCAAGAATGTCACCGAGCGTCGGCCTGACGGTTGGGCGCACCCGCAGGAACAGGCTCTCGGCCTCGACCTGAAGGCTGGACTCGGCAGCAACATCACCGTCGACGCCACCATCAACCCGGACTTCGGCCAGGTCGAGGCGGATCCGGCCGTCCTGAACCTCAGTGCCTTCGAGATCCGCTTTGACGAGCGGCGTCCGTTCTTCCAGGAAGGCGTGAACCTCTTCCGCTGCGCCGGCCCCTGCGAGGGCATCTTCTACACGCGCCGGGTCGGGCGCTCGCCACAGCTGCGCAGCGCCTCGACGGATCCGCGATTCAGCCGCATCCAGGCCGCTGCCAAGATCACGGGCCGGCTCGAGGGTGGCGCGCAGTTCGGCTTGGTGGCCGTGTCGTCGGCGCGCGAGGGTGGCAGCACGGGCCAGACCATCGAACCGCAGACGACGACCGTGGTGGGGCGATTCGTACAGGACTTTCGGCAGGGTCGCTCACAGCTTGGCACGATGGTCACTGGTCTCATCCGCGACCTCGATGCGACGACGACACCGTTGCTGCGCCGCGACTCGTACACGCTGTTGCTCCAGGGCCACCACCGGTTCGCCGAGCGCTGGGAGCTGTCGGGCTACTCGGGGCGATCGATCGCGCGGGGCTCCGCGGAAGCGATGGCCCGCACGCAGCTCTCCAGCGTGCACTTTCATCAGCGTCCAGACCACGAGATCGCCTTTGATCCGACGCGGACCTCGATGGTCGGCGGCGTCTCCTCGTTGATCCTGCGGCGCTACGCCGGTCGCGTGCGCTGGGAAACCGTCACGCGCTACGCCGAGCCCAACACGGAGCTCAACGACCTCGGTTTCGTCACGCTGATCAACGACGTGATGCTGCGCAACAGCCTGACGCTCGCGGCGCTGCGGCCCGGTGGCTGGCACCGGCGCGTGAATGCCACGCTCTCGTCCGAGCAGCACTGGACCACCGGCGGATTGCCCTCGGGCAACGTGGCGCAGGTCAGCGGGTTTGCGGAGTTCACGAATTTCTGGAACAGCTCGTTCAACTATGCCGTGTCGCAGGCGGGAAACGCCCATTGCGTCTCCTGCGCCCGCGGCGGGCCGGCGTTGCGCCTCTCGCCGGAGCACAGTTTCCGACTGCGGGGCAACACGGATCCACGCAAGCCGCTGATTCTCGCGCTGGAAGGCGCGGTCAGCCGTGCGGACGAGGGCCGAAGCTGGTCTCGGCAGCTGGAGGCAGGCCTTGATGCGCGCGCCGGCACACGCACCTCGTTCTCGCTGTACGGCAGCTATGAACGCCGCGTGCGTGACGCCCAGTGGGTGCAGAACTTCGGCGCCACGTTGTCCGACACGACGCACTTCACCTTCGCGCGACTCACGCAGGACGTGGTCGGCATCACGGGCCGTGCGAACGTCACGCTCACGCCGACGCTGAGCCTGCAGCTCTACGCCCAGCCGTTCCTCGCGACGGGTTCGTTTGCGGATTGGCGGGAGCTCGACGACGCGCGTGCGGCGGACTACGCGGCACGCTTCCAGCCCTACGGTGGCGGCGCCACGCCGGGTGGCTTCAACGAGAAGCTGTTCAACTCGAACCTCGTGCTGCGCTGGGAGTACCGGCCGGGCTCGGTGTTCTTCGTCGTCTGGCAGCAGGGGCGCAGCGACGGCCGTGACCCCGGCAGCTTCGAGCCGCGACGGGACTTCGGGAATCTGTTCGCCACGCACCCGGACAACACGATCCTTGTGAAGCTGAGCTACTGGTTCAATCCGTAG